The Desulfosporosinus sp. Sb-LF genome contains a region encoding:
- a CDS encoding amino acid ABC transporter permease, which produces MDYVLTILPVLLKGLQLSLTIYGIVIILIFPLAILVAIGKVSGSQILKRILSLYTWIWRGTPLLLQLFFIYFGLPHFGIKLSPMVSVVIAFVLNVGAYEAEIIRAGIESIDKGQYEAAKALGMTYVQTMRRIIIPQTIRRVLPATCSEALLTFKDTALVAAIGMGDLLRSAKEVVTTDFKITAFFIAFIIYLIVSSILVQAFTKLEKKYSIYE; this is translated from the coding sequence ATGGATTATGTGCTGACAATATTGCCCGTTCTTCTTAAGGGCCTGCAGCTATCGCTGACGATTTATGGGATTGTAATCATTTTGATTTTTCCTTTGGCAATTTTAGTAGCAATCGGCAAAGTGTCCGGCTCCCAAATTCTCAAAAGGATCTTATCTTTATACACCTGGATTTGGCGGGGTACACCACTTTTGCTTCAATTATTTTTTATTTATTTTGGTTTACCTCACTTTGGCATCAAGTTATCCCCAATGGTTTCAGTGGTCATTGCATTTGTATTGAATGTAGGAGCTTATGAAGCAGAAATTATTCGGGCAGGGATTGAATCGATAGACAAAGGGCAGTACGAAGCCGCCAAGGCTTTAGGAATGACCTATGTTCAAACAATGCGACGGATCATCATTCCCCAAACGATCAGACGGGTGTTGCCGGCCACCTGCAGTGAAGCCCTTCTCACCTTTAAGGATACGGCACTGGTGGCGGCTATTGGTATGGGTGATTTGTTACGCTCGGCCAAGGAAGTGGTTACGACCGATTTCAAAATTACAGCCTTTTTTATAGCCTTTATTATCTATCTAATTGTTTCCTCCATATTGGTTCAAGCGTTTACCAAATTAGAAAAGAAATATTCGATCTACGAATAA
- a CDS encoding aspartate/glutamate racemase family protein, translating to MQKTMFDPAEQKKIGMLTPSSNTALEPICSRMVSGLENQVTMHYSRLEVTKISLDKDALSQFDLDPFLRAAEFLAHADVDAIAWNGTSGGWVGFEFDRMLCEKITEATGIPATTSMLAMLDAFEENGVKTLHTVTPYIPTIDELIIKQYAKCGYKVINARGLNQTVNRSFSLVTPEQIDQMCKEVSVDPADGTSIICTNLRSTWQIEQLERDYGITVYDSTAVTVWKTLKMVGLDPSVVKGWGKLFEAK from the coding sequence ATGCAAAAAACCATGTTTGATCCTGCAGAACAGAAGAAGATCGGAATGCTAACACCCTCTTCAAACACTGCGCTTGAGCCAATTTGTTCAAGAATGGTTTCAGGTCTTGAGAATCAAGTCACCATGCACTATTCTCGCCTTGAGGTAACGAAAATTTCCTTAGACAAGGATGCATTATCGCAGTTCGATCTCGACCCATTTCTTCGTGCTGCAGAATTTCTTGCACATGCAGATGTTGATGCAATAGCGTGGAATGGTACATCCGGTGGTTGGGTGGGCTTCGAGTTCGATAGAATGTTATGTGAAAAGATCACTGAGGCAACGGGTATCCCTGCTACAACTTCTATGCTAGCAATGTTGGATGCTTTCGAGGAAAACGGAGTTAAGACCCTTCATACGGTTACACCTTATATCCCTACAATCGATGAACTTATCATTAAGCAGTATGCAAAATGCGGATACAAAGTTATTAATGCTCGTGGTTTGAATCAGACAGTCAATCGTTCCTTTAGTTTAGTAACCCCGGAACAAATTGATCAAATGTGTAAAGAAGTAAGCGTAGATCCTGCTGACGGAACCAGCATTATTTGCACCAACTTAAGATCAACTTGGCAAATCGAACAACTTGAAAGAGATTATGGCATCACTGTTTATGATAGTACGGCTGTAACAGTATGGAAAACTCTAAAAATGGTAGGACTTGATCCTAGCGTTGTTAAAGGCTGGGGTAAATTGTTCGAGGCAAAATAA
- a CDS encoding amino acid ABC transporter ATP-binding protein: MTMIRMSNIHKYFGSLHVLKGVSLEVKKGEIVAIIGPSGSGKSTLLRCMNQLEMIDQGIVEIEGIVVEAAGDVGTKITATHQEVRATYRKMGMVFQSFNLFPHMTALGNVMEAPISVNKATKADASQIAEKQLAKVGLLEKKDAFPSKLSGGQKQRVAIARALAMNPDIMLFDEPTSALDPELVGEVLNVIKKLAQEHMTMLIVTHEMGFAKEISDRVIFMDDGKILEDSSPKEFFENPRHPRIKTFLEKML; encoded by the coding sequence ATGACGATGATACGCATGAGCAATATTCATAAATATTTCGGCAGCCTCCATGTTTTGAAAGGGGTATCTCTAGAAGTAAAAAAAGGGGAAATTGTCGCCATTATTGGTCCCAGCGGGTCAGGTAAGAGCACGTTGCTTCGCTGTATGAATCAATTGGAGATGATTGACCAGGGCATAGTTGAAATAGAAGGGATCGTTGTAGAGGCAGCTGGTGATGTAGGAACTAAGATTACTGCCACTCATCAAGAAGTAAGGGCAACCTATCGAAAAATGGGTATGGTGTTCCAAAGCTTCAATCTTTTCCCCCATATGACAGCTTTGGGCAATGTGATGGAAGCGCCCATCTCCGTAAATAAGGCGACGAAAGCGGATGCAAGTCAAATTGCCGAGAAGCAATTAGCAAAGGTGGGGCTACTGGAGAAGAAAGATGCCTTCCCCTCCAAATTATCCGGGGGGCAAAAACAACGGGTGGCCATTGCTCGTGCTCTAGCCATGAACCCAGATATTATGCTTTTCGATGAACCGACATCAGCATTAGACCCAGAGTTAGTGGGAGAAGTATTGAATGTCATCAAAAAACTTGCTCAAGAGCATATGACTATGTTAATTGTGACCCATGAAATGGGGTTTGCTAAAGAAATATCCGACCGGGTGATTTTTATGGATGATGGTAAGATTTTGGAAGACAGTAGCCCGAAAGAGTTCTTTGAAAATCCTCGTCATCCGAGGATAAAAACGTTTTTGGAGAAAATGCTGTAA
- a CDS encoding MFS transporter — protein MKRTNVRYLILGMAMLMYFITFMDRVNISVAAPYISSEYGLNKIQMGAIFSAFTLSYAIFQMPGGWFGDRFGARFILPIFVAWWSVWTALTTLGRGYTSFLLIRFGFGVGEAGAFPVAQSALSRWLRPEERGLSQGLLQSATRIGSAATPPLVAAIIAWGGWRMAFILCAGLGIVWAIGWWIIYRDRPENHPFASKAEIDYILNGKKESIAVPKTPWGRILSSPSVWALCLSYMAFIYVTYIYFNWFPTYLKDARNFPLLKMGFYAALPFLAGAVANTLGGMLSDKLVKKTNGSKWARRIIPLVGSITLAFFMVPGALVQNNVMSVILLSFALASSEFGIGVYWASALDIAGPHAGTVSGLMNTFGNLGGFVSPLVFGYIVQTTGNWATPFLVASVVSVAGALLWLVIDPTKKVYDETQG, from the coding sequence ATGAAACGAACTAATGTACGTTATTTGATTTTAGGCATGGCTATGCTCATGTACTTTATTACGTTTATGGATCGTGTAAATATTTCTGTTGCGGCTCCTTATATTTCTTCAGAATATGGATTGAACAAAATTCAGATGGGCGCGATTTTTAGTGCATTTACTTTAAGTTACGCAATATTTCAGATGCCAGGTGGATGGTTTGGTGATCGTTTCGGAGCTAGGTTCATCTTGCCGATCTTTGTTGCTTGGTGGTCTGTATGGACAGCTTTAACAACTTTGGGTAGAGGGTATACTTCTTTTTTGCTGATACGGTTTGGATTTGGAGTCGGAGAAGCAGGGGCTTTCCCTGTAGCTCAATCCGCTCTTTCCAGATGGTTGCGTCCTGAAGAGCGTGGATTGTCACAAGGTCTTCTGCAAAGTGCTACCCGTATCGGTTCGGCAGCTACCCCTCCTCTTGTAGCAGCGATTATCGCTTGGGGTGGCTGGCGTATGGCATTTATCCTCTGTGCTGGTTTAGGTATCGTTTGGGCTATCGGTTGGTGGATTATTTACCGTGATCGACCGGAAAATCACCCTTTTGCAAGCAAAGCAGAAATCGATTATATCTTAAATGGTAAAAAGGAATCAATTGCTGTACCTAAAACCCCTTGGGGTAGAATCCTATCTAGTCCAAGTGTCTGGGCATTGTGCTTAAGCTACATGGCCTTCATCTATGTCACTTATATTTACTTCAACTGGTTCCCTACCTATCTTAAAGACGCACGTAATTTCCCCTTGTTAAAGATGGGATTTTATGCAGCTCTTCCATTTCTTGCAGGAGCTGTTGCAAATACTCTTGGCGGAATGCTCTCGGATAAACTAGTTAAGAAAACAAACGGAAGCAAATGGGCTCGTCGGATTATTCCTTTAGTAGGTTCCATTACGTTAGCTTTCTTTATGGTACCCGGAGCACTTGTTCAGAATAATGTAATGTCTGTCATTCTGTTATCCTTTGCTTTAGCTTCTTCGGAGTTTGGTATTGGAGTATATTGGGCTTCCGCTTTAGACATAGCTGGTCCTCATGCGGGAACTGTTTCCGGACTGATGAATACCTTTGGGAACCTTGGTGGTTTTGTTTCCCCTTTAGTTTTTGGTTATATAGTCCAAACTACGGGTAATTGGGCAACTCCGTTTCTGGTCGCATCCGTTGTATCTGTTGCAGGGGCATTATTGTGGCTTGTAATTGACCCAACTAAAAAGGTATACGACGAAACTCAGGGTTAG
- a CDS encoding GntR family transcriptional regulator translates to MDSVIKNMPFHLQVYQILRESILTGKFRPGERLLELKLSQELGVSRSPIREALRMLEQDGLVITMENGTVVNPMEVEDIEEVYQCRIATEPYAGFLATLKIKDEEIAELEQLVNEAEVAYDQKESKQVVDLNTAFHDQIIRISGNRRLTEIVDKIRSLSILARNTELKVYSRPRDYLDEHKEIVEALKGKDAYIVEGVIRKHIENDWKYYSQQYQAALNRTYE, encoded by the coding sequence TTGGATAGTGTAATTAAAAATATGCCCTTCCATTTACAAGTTTATCAGATCTTGAGAGAGTCAATCTTAACTGGTAAGTTTCGACCAGGTGAACGCTTACTTGAACTTAAATTATCGCAGGAATTAGGGGTTAGTCGTAGCCCGATTCGAGAAGCCCTACGCATGTTAGAGCAAGATGGGCTAGTCATTACCATGGAGAATGGGACAGTGGTAAATCCTATGGAAGTAGAAGATATCGAAGAGGTTTATCAATGCCGAATTGCAACTGAACCGTATGCGGGTTTTTTAGCTACGCTGAAGATTAAAGACGAAGAAATTGCGGAACTAGAGCAACTCGTGAACGAGGCTGAGGTGGCCTATGATCAAAAGGAATCGAAGCAAGTTGTGGATTTAAATACAGCGTTTCATGATCAAATCATTCGCATCAGTGGGAATCGACGACTTACTGAAATCGTCGATAAGATTCGATCCCTCAGTATCTTAGCAAGGAATACTGAACTTAAAGTGTATTCCCGCCCAAGGGATTATCTCGATGAGCACAAGGAAATCGTAGAAGCTCTTAAGGGAAAAGATGCCTACATTGTAGAAGGTGTGATACGAAAGCACATTGAAAATGACTGGAAGTATTATTCACAACAGTATCAGGCTGCCTTAAATCGCACGTACGAATAA
- a CDS encoding amino acid ABC transporter permease has protein sequence MDHMEYVLNILPFILSGLKLTAKIYVATLFLALPLGLIAAIGKVSNSKIIKKILFLYTWVWRGSPLLLQLFFMFYGLPVIGIRLSPFAAATITYALNYGAYLTEIFRGGIESIDKGQYEAAKALGMTYSQTMRRIIIPQTVRRVLPPTCSEAVNLVKDTALLAVLGMPDLLRIATQIFTRDFDITSFIVAFVLYLIISSVLVKLFGKLEKMYSIYE, from the coding sequence ATGGATCATATGGAATATGTTCTTAATATACTTCCGTTTATCTTATCGGGTTTAAAGTTAACTGCGAAGATTTATGTGGCTACCTTGTTTTTGGCTCTGCCCTTGGGGCTTATAGCAGCTATTGGCAAAGTAAGCAACTCAAAAATAATCAAAAAGATATTATTCTTATATACATGGGTTTGGCGGGGGTCGCCATTGCTACTCCAGTTGTTCTTTATGTTTTATGGCTTACCTGTAATTGGCATTAGGCTTTCTCCTTTCGCCGCGGCGACGATAACCTATGCTCTAAATTATGGGGCATATTTGACGGAGATTTTTCGAGGTGGAATAGAATCTATCGACAAGGGGCAATATGAAGCGGCCAAAGCATTGGGGATGACTTATTCCCAGACGATGCGTCGAATAATCATTCCCCAAACTGTGAGACGTGTTTTGCCCCCTACATGCAGCGAAGCAGTAAACTTAGTAAAGGATACTGCCCTTCTGGCCGTTCTTGGTATGCCTGATTTATTACGTATTGCAACCCAGATTTTCACCAGGGATTTTGATATTACCTCATTTATTGTGGCATTTGTTTTGTACTTAATTATTTCTTCTGTTCTAGTCAAACTATTTGGGAAATTAGAGAAGATGTATTCGATTTATGAATAG
- a CDS encoding amino acid ABC transporter substrate-binding protein: MKKRWLVLFVAIFAVALLGAGCGQKTASTQPTADSQQAGDPSWKKIKDKGELVVGLDDNYPPAGFRDKKGELVGFDIDLAKEAAKRLGVKVVFKPVQWDGVLMNLKNGDIDLIWNALGITTERQKEIGFTDSYMADRNIIVVKPGSTIKTKADLAGKVIGLQLGSTAEPAVKQDSMSSQIKEIRKFESPTVALMDLEAGRIDAVVTNEMNARYLINTDKTTDKYYILTEKEGDFGREPFGVGVRKNDKTFLTELNRVLKEMKADGTAAKISNQWFGSDIIK, from the coding sequence ATGAAAAAAAGATGGTTGGTATTATTTGTGGCAATCTTTGCCGTTGCCCTTCTGGGGGCTGGATGCGGTCAGAAGACGGCTAGCACGCAGCCGACTGCAGATTCGCAGCAGGCAGGGGATCCGTCATGGAAGAAAATTAAGGATAAAGGAGAACTTGTCGTCGGTTTGGACGATAATTATCCTCCAGCAGGCTTCCGTGATAAAAAGGGAGAGCTCGTTGGCTTTGACATTGATTTAGCTAAAGAAGCTGCCAAGCGGTTGGGAGTAAAAGTCGTATTCAAGCCTGTACAATGGGATGGAGTATTAATGAATTTGAAGAATGGGGATATCGACCTCATTTGGAATGCCTTAGGTATCACTACTGAAAGACAGAAGGAAATTGGTTTTACAGATAGTTACATGGCAGATAGAAATATTATCGTTGTAAAGCCAGGCTCCACGATAAAGACTAAGGCAGATTTAGCAGGAAAAGTCATTGGACTTCAATTAGGGAGTACAGCGGAACCGGCTGTTAAACAAGATTCGATGTCTTCTCAAATTAAAGAGATCAGAAAGTTTGAAAGTCCAACGGTCGCCTTAATGGATTTGGAGGCTGGTCGTATCGACGCAGTGGTAACTAATGAAATGAACGCCCGTTATCTGATTAACACAGATAAAACGACGGATAAATACTATATTTTAACAGAAAAAGAAGGCGATTTCGGCAGAGAACCGTTTGGAGTAGGAGTACGTAAGAATGATAAGACCTTCCTTACAGAGTTGAATCGAGTACTTAAAGAAATGAAAGCTGATGGAACTGCCGCCAAAATCAGTAACCAATGGTTTGGATCAGATATCATTAAGTAA
- a CDS encoding DUF4474 domain-containing protein, with the protein MSIQKRSIGETVTRRNGDDLSFLPQGTGNEELDKAIEMAGYSYDLKQDIFYSTMNPWQRSIGYCRLYDEAAAPLGMIIDCEPIYFEYNKRKWMIGLWKGQYDLVTGGEIGIYTGALDLKIPDIFSGTFYNCCGDADLLQMSFTLRKNGKTLFTREGKHWWLTGFKLGEFSEPSELAMDIKITFNDEIMRDSFVTGLRSAGYLNNEFTIDSNSVSFAFDIPHTQQPITRTTVSDRIIQKNNEQLCKMYQDITGQYATIPDKVKAIEEQAPEIYEKIMHLGRSKQSYEKYAIIMVLLIVIGIILTSCLIGDDKQSL; encoded by the coding sequence ATGTCAATTCAAAAAAGATCCATAGGCGAAACGGTCACCCGAAGAAATGGTGACGATCTCAGCTTCTTACCCCAAGGAACGGGTAACGAGGAATTAGATAAAGCAATAGAAATGGCAGGTTATTCATATGATCTGAAACAAGATATTTTCTATTCAACTATGAATCCTTGGCAAAGAAGCATTGGGTATTGTCGTCTTTATGATGAAGCGGCAGCGCCCTTGGGAATGATCATTGATTGTGAACCGATTTACTTTGAATATAACAAACGGAAATGGATGATCGGACTATGGAAAGGTCAGTATGATTTAGTCACTGGTGGCGAAATTGGAATCTATACAGGCGCGCTTGATCTAAAGATTCCTGATATTTTCAGTGGGACTTTTTATAATTGTTGTGGCGATGCTGATCTATTGCAAATGTCTTTCACTTTAAGAAAGAACGGTAAAACTCTGTTTACAAGAGAAGGCAAACACTGGTGGCTAACGGGTTTTAAACTAGGTGAGTTTTCAGAACCCTCAGAATTAGCAATGGATATAAAGATAACCTTTAATGATGAGATAATGCGCGATTCATTTGTGACTGGATTAAGAAGTGCAGGATATTTAAATAATGAATTTACAATAGATAGCAATAGCGTAAGTTTTGCATTTGATATTCCACACACACAGCAACCGATTACACGAACAACAGTTTCTGATCGGATCATTCAAAAGAATAATGAACAATTGTGTAAAATGTATCAAGATATTACGGGGCAATATGCTACTATACCAGATAAAGTAAAAGCAATTGAGGAACAGGCACCTGAGATCTATGAAAAAATCATGCATCTTGGAAGATCAAAGCAATCGTATGAGAAATATGCCATTATCATGGTTCTGCTAATTGTTATTGGAATAATTCTTACGTCATGTTTAATAGGCGATGACAAGCAATCTTTATGA
- a CDS encoding fumarylacetoacetate hydrolase family protein, with protein MDRYIRFSNNNKIHYGLVNGDKVSKLMGEEFQDFEVSGIEYDLSSVKLLAPCSPTKAVCVGLNYKDTILEPGAKWPVEPLLFIKPSTSLLNPGESIIKWPMTEDLAFEAELAIVIGKKAHLVSEDDAHKYIWGYTIANDVTAKDLQKTDGLWARSKSFDTFLPLGPWIASGIDAHNLTITSLVNGQQKQKGNTADLIFGIEYLVSYISHITTLLPGDVILTGTPGGYGSSLDVNDKVEIEISEIGTLTNYCKRSTDTWSLAPRHKSI; from the coding sequence ATGGATCGATATATACGTTTTAGCAATAACAATAAGATTCATTATGGATTAGTTAATGGAGACAAAGTTAGCAAACTCATGGGTGAAGAGTTTCAAGATTTTGAAGTTTCGGGAATAGAGTACGATCTTTCCTCAGTGAAGCTATTAGCCCCATGTAGCCCTACAAAGGCAGTTTGCGTCGGACTCAATTACAAAGATACAATTCTCGAACCCGGAGCCAAGTGGCCGGTGGAACCTCTTCTATTCATTAAACCTTCAACAAGCCTATTAAACCCAGGTGAAAGTATCATAAAATGGCCAATGACAGAGGATTTGGCCTTCGAAGCAGAGTTAGCAATTGTTATAGGAAAAAAAGCTCATCTTGTGTCTGAGGATGACGCACATAAATATATATGGGGATATACGATTGCTAATGATGTAACAGCAAAGGACCTACAGAAAACAGATGGGCTATGGGCTCGCTCAAAGTCATTTGATACGTTTCTTCCATTAGGGCCCTGGATAGCCAGCGGAATTGATGCTCATAATTTAACGATTACTTCCTTAGTAAATGGCCAACAAAAACAAAAGGGAAATACCGCTGATTTAATCTTTGGAATCGAATACCTTGTGAGCTACATTTCTCATATTACAACTTTGCTACCGGGCGATGTTATTTTAACCGGTACGCCTGGAGGCTATGGTTCATCCTTAGACGTAAATGATAAGGTTGAAATAGAGATATCGGAGATCGGTACGCTAACGAACTATTGTAAAAGAAGTACTGATACATGGAGTCTTGCGCCTCGCCATAAATCTATATAG
- the hydA gene encoding dihydropyrimidinase: MKSMLIKNGHIVTASDQFRGDILIQGGKIAAIGRNLKVQTDEVIDATGKYIFPGGIDAHIHMEVPCNDGSISAGYNTDSIAAAVGGTTTILDYVLQENGRSLEESVSHWSEKAKQSAIDYGFHLIITQPNDKTFNELKLLVEQGITSFKLFMANDIAMTDKDLFRFMSEFKKLGCTACIHAENKEIIAALQEQYISQGSISPIYHAKSRPEHTEVEAINRAIILSELTGCLTLIAHISTAKGLELVQEAKARGIHVLGESCPHYLLLSEDRYNLEGHESAKYVLSPPLRNLENFKGLWRGVLNGAVDIISSDHNGFNYSTHKQLGKEDFRKIPNGAPGIEHRFGLIYHHGMERGMDLSRFVELVSTNPAKIFGIYPQKGTIAPGSDADLVLFNPEVEHVITSENQYQKSDYTPYEQTKLKGKVDIVLLRGERIVHQGKFVGTLGKGNYLKRAIQ; this comes from the coding sequence ATGAAAAGTATGTTGATAAAAAATGGTCATATCGTTACTGCATCAGACCAATTTCGAGGGGATATTCTCATTCAAGGTGGAAAAATTGCCGCGATTGGCAGAAATCTAAAGGTACAAACCGATGAGGTCATCGATGCGACGGGAAAATATATCTTCCCTGGAGGGATTGATGCTCACATCCATATGGAGGTTCCTTGTAACGATGGAAGTATCTCGGCTGGCTATAATACAGATTCTATAGCTGCGGCAGTTGGAGGAACTACCACGATACTAGATTACGTGCTTCAAGAAAACGGCCGTTCTCTCGAGGAGTCAGTAAGTCATTGGTCGGAGAAAGCAAAGCAGTCAGCCATCGATTATGGATTTCATCTCATTATTACTCAACCGAATGATAAGACCTTCAATGAACTGAAGCTTCTTGTGGAGCAGGGAATCACTTCGTTCAAACTGTTCATGGCTAATGACATAGCGATGACGGATAAAGACCTCTTTCGGTTTATGAGTGAATTCAAAAAGCTAGGATGTACTGCATGTATTCATGCCGAAAATAAAGAGATTATTGCAGCCTTGCAGGAACAGTACATTTCTCAAGGAAGTATCTCTCCGATTTATCATGCCAAAAGTCGCCCAGAGCACACGGAAGTAGAGGCTATTAACAGAGCAATCATTTTATCCGAACTCACTGGTTGCCTAACATTGATTGCTCATATTAGTACGGCAAAAGGACTGGAGCTTGTCCAAGAGGCAAAAGCTAGGGGGATTCATGTCCTCGGCGAAAGTTGTCCACATTATTTGCTTCTGTCTGAAGACAGATATAATTTAGAAGGTCATGAAAGTGCAAAATATGTCCTATCTCCTCCTCTTCGGAATCTAGAGAATTTTAAAGGTTTGTGGAGAGGTGTATTGAACGGTGCAGTCGATATTATCTCCTCCGACCATAATGGGTTTAACTATTCGACACACAAACAACTAGGGAAAGAGGATTTCCGGAAGATACCCAATGGGGCACCAGGAATAGAGCATCGCTTTGGCTTAATCTACCATCATGGGATGGAAAGAGGGATGGATTTATCAAGGTTTGTTGAGTTAGTCTCGACGAATCCAGCGAAGATTTTTGGGATCTATCCACAGAAGGGAACTATTGCTCCAGGAAGTGATGCCGATCTTGTTCTTTTCAATCCAGAAGTCGAACACGTCATCACCTCGGAAAATCAATATCAAAAATCAGATTATACTCCTTATGAACAGACTAAGCTCAAAGGGAAAGTAGACATCGTTTTGTTACGTGGAGAGCGTATTGTTCATCAAGGGAAATTCGTGGGTACCCTGGGTAAAGGAAACTATCTTAAGAGAGCCATACAGTAA
- a CDS encoding heavy metal-binding domain-containing protein: MIMTTTPSIEGRKITAYMGIITGEAIMGANIMRDLFASITDVIGGRSGAYEEKLQDARLIALRELEEHAARLGANAVVGIDLDYEVIGQSGSMLMVSASGTAVRIE, translated from the coding sequence ATGATTATGACAACCACACCTTCAATTGAGGGCCGTAAAATTACAGCTTATATGGGGATTATTACTGGGGAAGCTATCATGGGTGCTAATATTATGCGTGATCTTTTTGCTAGCATTACGGATGTCATCGGCGGTCGTTCTGGAGCTTATGAGGAGAAATTACAGGATGCTCGGCTAATTGCCTTGCGTGAATTAGAAGAACATGCCGCACGGCTAGGAGCCAATGCTGTCGTGGGAATTGACTTAGATTATGAAGTCATCGGCCAAAGTGGAAGTATGTTAATGGTTAGCGCTTCTGGTACTGCAGTTCGTATAGAGTAG
- a CDS encoding sensor domain-containing diguanylate cyclase — translation MDKYNDLSKENLIDKIRELEDLIDALKEEKNQEELLIFPWVGNLGHWYWDVKSNNVICNDQKILALKYRKDEIPRKIGFQFFTEKLHPEDYERVMENMRRHLYGHTPVYEVVYRIQAKDGSWKWYYDRGKVTKRNEDGKPLLVAGIVFDITVEKEMQLLIEEKNKELLEIVNIDYLTKVFNRKALYEKLKYEVVRVMRNNECLSVLMLDIDHFKAINDMHGHLVGDVVLKQVAQIIKKSVREVDIVGRYGGEEFLVIFPKSNSKQCFTIAERIRKSIQESEFPDGIVVTLSGGLKEYNQESIDKLIDEADKSLYQAKYKGRNQIVF, via the coding sequence ATGGATAAATATAATGACCTTTCAAAGGAAAATCTAATTGATAAAATTAGAGAATTAGAAGACCTCATAGATGCATTGAAGGAAGAAAAGAATCAAGAGGAATTGTTGATCTTTCCCTGGGTAGGGAATCTAGGCCATTGGTATTGGGATGTAAAAAGTAATAATGTTATATGCAATGATCAAAAAATTCTAGCTTTAAAATACAGAAAAGATGAGATCCCAAGAAAAATAGGCTTTCAGTTTTTTACAGAAAAGCTCCATCCGGAAGACTATGAAAGAGTTATGGAAAATATGAGGCGGCATTTGTATGGACATACTCCAGTCTATGAAGTGGTATATAGAATACAGGCTAAAGACGGAAGCTGGAAATGGTATTATGATAGGGGTAAAGTCACAAAACGTAATGAAGACGGCAAACCTTTATTAGTAGCAGGGATAGTTTTTGATATTACGGTGGAAAAAGAAATGCAATTACTAATAGAAGAAAAAAATAAAGAGCTTTTAGAAATAGTGAACATAGACTATTTAACGAAGGTCTTTAACCGGAAGGCATTATATGAAAAATTGAAATATGAAGTTGTCAGGGTAATGAGAAATAATGAATGTCTGAGCGTTTTAATGTTAGATATAGATCATTTTAAAGCAATAAACGATATGCATGGTCACCTAGTTGGAGATGTGGTTCTTAAACAAGTTGCACAAATTATTAAAAAAAGTGTAAGAGAAGTAGATATTGTTGGTAGATATGGCGGTGAGGAGTTTTTGGTAATATTCCCGAAAAGTAATAGTAAGCAATGTTTTACCATAGCGGAAAGAATTCGAAAAAGTATTCAAGAATCAGAATTTCCTGATGGAATTGTAGTTACCCTCAGTGGAGGACTAAAAGAATATAATCAGGAATCAATCGATAAATTAATTGATGAAGCTGATAAATCCTTATACCAAGCTAAGTATAAGGGTCGAAATCAAATTGTTTTTTAA